A stretch of DNA from Microbacterium croceum:
GTCTGTGCCGTGACAGACGAAGGCCACCGATATCCCCGTGCCGAGCCGGGCAAGCTGACGACGCAGGTCGCGTCGGGCCAATCGGCCGAACGGTGGGATCAGTGATTCGACGAGGAGGTGTGAGAAGCCCTCTGCTGCCGTGGACTGCGCGCGTTGCCACCGCGGGGAGTTCTGGAAGACACGTCGCGAGACCCGCGCGTCCGCAGGGAAGCCGAACGCGGATTCCACGGCGAGCGATCTCGCGCCGAGGTGAGCCACGGCCTGCTCGAGAGCGCGTGCCCATTGCGTGGCCTGCCCCGCGTAGTTCGCCGGCGCGATGAGCACGCGTGTCAGCGTCGGAGGTGCCGTCGCGATCTCCCGCAGATCGGTCCGCCGGGGTAGTCCGATCCGCAGTGCGGCGAGCCGACCGATCGGGCTGGCAGGGTGCCTGGCGATCCAGTCGGCGAGACGCTCTCCTGCCGAGGTCGTCACATCGGCCTCCGCGCGCGGTCGACAGCGCGTTCGTAGATGCCGGTCAACGCGGCGGCCACGGTCGAGGGGAGGAATCGACGGGAGACCGTCTCCGCGACATCCTCAGCAGACAGATGGCGGGAGGTCTCGACCAGACTCTGCACGGCATCCGCATAGGCTGGGCCGTCTTGGACGGAGACGAATCGGCTCACGGCGGGGTCGGCGTAGTCGACCGCACCGGTCGCGACTCCGCTCACGATCGGGCGTCCGTGCACCAGCGCCTCTGCCGTCACCACGCAGAAATTGTCGCCCTGAGTGGGGAGCAGGAACATGGCGGCAGCGGCGAGCTCGCGAGAGACGCCGTCGTCGTCGAGTCGCCCCGGCAGGCGGAGCCGATCGGAGACGCCACGGCGACGGGCTTCGGCGCGCATCTCCTCGCCCAGCGGGCCTTCTCCGACCCACGTGAGAGAGGCGTCCACACCTCGCTCCACGAGAGTCGCCATCGCATCGAGTGCGAGAAGCGGTCCTTTTCGGGGGATGAGACCTCCGACGGAGAGGAGCGGCACCCCCGCGGTCGGACGGGGAGCGAGAGCGGCGGGAGCATCCACGACGCACGGGACGATGTCGATCGGCGCGCTGCGGAACCGACGGATCGCGTCCGCAAGCCGTGTGCTCTCCGCGATGACCGCGTCGGCGTGGTCGAGTCGGGGGCCGAGGATCCGCAACGCGGCGCGCTCGCCGGTGCCCAACGTCTCCGGAGCGCTGATACCTGACCAGTGCTCCGAATGCACCCATGCGCGTCCCTGCCCGGGGCGACCGGTGAGCCAGGGGAGGAGTCCCGTGAGCGCGTGCGTATGCACCACATCATGATCGAGCGCCGCCTGGGAGACGACACGTCGCGCTCTCGTATAGGAACGCGGATCGGATCT
This window harbors:
- a CDS encoding glycosyltransferase family 4 protein, with protein sequence MRILVVTPWFPTAESPVSGVFVRREVEALADRHEVTVLHLDWQRGTPSPPAPGHGYGYRHESLRRSDPRSYTRARRVVSQAALDHDVVHTHALTGLLPWLTGRPGQGRAWVHSEHWSGISAPETLGTGERAALRILGPRLDHADAVIAESTRLADAIRRFRSAPIDIVPCVVDAPAALAPRPTAGVPLLSVGGLIPRKGPLLALDAMATLVERGVDASLTWVGEGPLGEEMRAEARRRGVSDRLRLPGRLDDDGVSRELAAAAMFLLPTQGDNFCVVTAEALVHGRPIVSGVATGAVDYADPAVSRFVSVQDGPAYADAVQSLVETSRHLSAEDVAETVSRRFLPSTVAAALTGIYERAVDRARRPM